The following proteins come from a genomic window of Anopheles ziemanni chromosome 3, idAnoZiCoDA_A2_x.2, whole genome shotgun sequence:
- the LOC131286021 gene encoding 5-aminolevulinate synthase, erythroid-specific, mitochondrial: MPCPFLTRLSTSYVRNYAPTLLKTYGAQCPVVQRTISTLQGSQGTGSAAPGAETGSMVGKEAKGTELSSAQSRRNLSSQPKPEPAQQSSVEGSKKCPFLSTAGPHVKKLGVESVEVPTERTFAYEDFFHEQILRKKKDHSYRVFKKVNRLAAEGQFPRALEYSWGERPITVWCSNDYLGMSCHPEVKRAVADALETYGTGAGGTRNISGNSMNHENLEKRLAQLHKKESALLFTSCFVANDSTLFTLAKALPGCHIFSDAGNHASMIQGIRNSGVPKHIFRHNDPAHLRELLEKVDRSLPKIVAFETVHSMTGAVCPLEELCEIAHEYGALTFVDEVHAVGLYGEHGAGIGEREGQLHNMDIISGTLGKAFGNVGGYIAGTELLVDMIRSYAAGFIFTTSLPPTVLCGALKAIEILASDEGRELRSRHQDNVRYLRRRLQEEGFPVEHTPSHIIPVKIGNPRQCTDVSDRMIQRFGHYVQAINYPTVARGEEKLRLAPTPHHTRPMMDEMVRDMKVVWQELGMPLGGNQCPAECAFCRKPLLFDRFESRTKGSAPTASSSCAAEVICQIPNCPQIAAVAN; the protein is encoded by the coding sequence ATGCCTTGCCCATTCCTGACTCGCCTCAGCACGAGCTACGTGCGCAACTATGCGCCTACCCTGCTCAAGACGTACGGCGCGCAGTGTCCGGTGGTGCAGCGTACCATCTCGACGCTGCAAGGATCGCAAGGAACCGGAAGCGCTGCCCCGGGAGCTGAAACTGGTTCGATGGTAGGAAAGGAGGCGAAGGGTACCGAGCTGAGTAGTGCGCAATCGCGTCGTAATTTGAGCTCGCAACCGAAGCCCGAACCGGCGCAACAATCGTCGGTGGAAGGGTCGAAGAAGTGTCCGTTCCTGAGCACGGCCGGACCGCACGTGAAGAAGCTGGGTGTGGAAAGTGTCGAAGTGCCGACGGAGCGTACGTTCGCGTACGAAGATTTCTTCCACGAGCAAATCCTCCGCAAGAAGAAGGACCACTCGTACCGGGTGTTCAAGAAGGTGAACCGTTTGGCCGCCGAAGGTCAGTTCCCGCGTGCCCTCGAGTACTCGTGGGGTGAGCGACCGATCACGGTGTGGTGCTCTAACGATTACCTCGGCATGTCGTGTCATCCGGAGGTAAAGCGAGCGGTCGCGGACGCACTCGAGACGTACGGCACGGGTGCGGGTGGTACGCGCAACATCTCGGGCAACTCAATGAACCATGAGAACCTCGAAAAGCGGCTGGCCCAGCTGCACAAGAAGGAGAGTGCGCTGCTGTTCACTTCCTGTTTCGTGGCAAACGATTCGACACTATTTACGCTTGCCAAGGCACTGCCCGGGTGCCACATCTTTTCCGACGCGGGTAACCACGCGTCGATGATCCAGGGTATTCGGAACAGTGGCGTTCCGAAGCACATCTTCCGCCACAACGACCCGGCGCACTTACGCGAGCTGCTAGAGAAGGTCGATCGTTCGCTGCCGAAGATCGTTGCATTTGAAACGGTGCATTCCATGACCGGTGCCGTGTGCCCGTTGGAGGAGCTGTGCGAAATCGCGCACGAGTACGGGGCACTCACGTTCGTGGACGAAGTGCACGCGGTCGGCCTTTACGGAGAGCACGGCGCAGGCATTGGTGAACGCGAGGGCCAACTGCATAACATGGACATCATCTCGGGGACGCTCGGGAAAGCGTTCGGTAACGTCGGTGGCTATATCGCCGGAACGGAGCTGCTGGTCGATATGATTCGTTCGTACGCGGCCGGTTTCATCTTCACCACGTCGCTTCCACCGACGGTCCTGTGCGGGGCACTGAAGGCGATCGAGATTCTGGCATCCGACGAGGGTCGGGAGCTGCGGTCTCGCCATCAGGATAACGTGCGCTACCTTCGTCGGCGGCTACAGGAGGAGGGCTTCCCGGTGGAGCACACCCCGAGCCATATTATACCGGTGAAGATTGGCAATCCGCGTCAGTGCACCGATGTGTCGGATCGAATGATTCAGCGCTTCGGACACTACGTGCAGGCCATCAACTATCCAACGGTGGCACGTGGTGAGGAGAAGCTACGGCTGGCTCCGACGCCTCACCACACGCGCCCCATGATGGACGAGATGGTTCGGGACATGAAGGTGGTCTGGCAGGAGCTTGGTATGCCGCTGGGCGGTAACCAATGCCCGGCCGAGTGCGCCTTCTGCCGCAAGCCGCTACTGTTCGATCGCTTCGAGTCCCGCACCAAGGGATCGGCGCCGACGGCGTCCTCAAGCTGTGCGGCCGAAGTCATCTGCCAGATACCGAACTGCCCGCAGATTGCCGCCGTTGCCAACTAA
- the LOC131287275 gene encoding protein SEC13 homolog, whose amino-acid sequence MVSVLNTIDTGHEDMIHCADVDYYGLRLATCSSDNSVKIFDIKNGAQTLAADLKGHGGPVWQVAWGHPRYGNVLASCSYDRKVIVWKEAGPGDWTKWYEYSNHDSSVNSVAWAPAEYGLVLACGSSDGSISILTANVESGTWDCKKIPNAHTIGCNTVSWCPATVPEPAFDQRPNKTNLAVKRLVSGGCDNAVKIWKEEGDRWEEEKRLELHSDWVRDVAWAPSVGMPRHQIASCSQDRRVVIWTSDDLVSWQPTVLNNFDDVVWNVSWSLTGNILGVSGGDNKVSLWKETNEAQWTCISEDTNSASATGGAAPVQNNFIPEQRTL is encoded by the coding sequence ATGGTATCAGTGCTAAACACCATCGATACCGGACACGAGGACATGATCCACTGTGCGGACGTGGATTACTACGGCCTGCGGCTCGCCACCTGTTCGTCGGATAACTCGGTGAAAATCTTCGACATCAAAAACGGTGCCCAAACACTTGCCGCTGATCTGAAGGGCCACGGTGGGCCAGTTTGGCAGGTGGCCTGGGGCCATCCCCGTTATGGAAACGTACTGGCGTCCTGCTCCTACGATCGCAAAGTGATAGTGTGGAAGGAAGCCGGGCCGGGCGACTGGACGAAGTGGTACGAGTACAGCAATCACGATTCCTCCGTCAACTCGGTTGCGTGGGCTCCGGCCGAGTACGGGCTGGTGCTGGCCTGTGGTAGCTCCGACGGGTCCATCTCGATCTTGACGGCCAACGTGGAATCCGGCACGTGGGATTGCAAGAAGATCCCGAACGCGCACACCATCGGCTGCAATACGGTCAGCTGGTGCCCGGCAACCGTTCCGGAACCGGCGTTCGATCAGCGCCCGAACAAAACGAACCTAGCCGTCAAGCGGCTCGTTTCGGGTGGCTGCGATAATGCGGTGAAGATCTGGAAGGAAGAAGGTGACCGGTgggaggaggaaaagcgaCTAGAGTTGCACTCGGACTGGGTGCGGGACGTGGCGTGGGCTCCAAGTGTCGGCATGCCGCGACATCAGATTGCAAGCTGCTCCCAGGACCGCCGGGTGGTGATTTGGACGAGCGACGATCTAGTAAGCTGGCAGCCGACGGTATTGAACAACTTTGACGACGTCGTATGGAATGTCAGCTGGTCGCTCACCGGTAACATTCTCGGTGTGTCCGGTGGGGACAACAAGGTGAGCCTGTGGAAGGAAACCAATGAGGCGCAATGGACATGTATCAGCGAAGACACGAACAGTGCATCTGCGACGGGTGGGGCGGCACCggttcaaaacaatttcatacCGGAACAGAGGACACTTTAG
- the LOC131287205 gene encoding cell growth regulator with RING finger domain protein 1-like isoform X2 yields the protein MRAAVILRVQADDVLRPSNVAQQNHNVHVPRLKMTRVHIPFTFRLLDAGNNSFDEVRLAVSSQVRYSLQAFWGVSIRELHVSLWRTWNDLRKASSSLIVDSSYCQQLATNVRCCQPHSEHIIALQSPKPPLILGAPPRLAYPLVVFMIRETEPDELLHPDETVILVNVVHLRDPVCPLPTSILAQYLKQASGQLSCLKQLYLATGDPMTADEGSGGPTATSAGGSNNGGAGGSGGSSGASSGVPTGTLSLAEPVACAGNNEPLLCSDSAPRDCPVGEQLCVVCHYFPLSRALLPCRHTCICAVCFSKLDRCPMCRATITSYFCIRNEEYLPANTTNELKVNSKPKGTVHWLDALNDRLTDFLGFR from the exons GGCCGCCGTGATACTCCGGGTGCAGGCCGATGACGTTTTGAGGCCGTCGAACGTAGCGCAGCAGAACCACAACGTGCACGTACCGCGGCTGAAAATGACCCGGGTCCACATACCGTTCACATTTCGGCTGCTCGACGCGGGAAACAATTCCTTCGATG AGGTTCGTCTAGCGGTGTCCAGCCAGGTGAGGTACTCGCTGCAGGCGTTCTGGGGCGTTTCGATCCGGGAGCTGCACGTCTCGCTGTGGCGCACCTGGAACGATCTGCGGAAGGCGTCGAGCTCGCTCATCGTCGACTCCAGCTACTGTCAGCAACTGGCAACTAACGTAAG ATGCTGTCAGCCGCACTCGGAACACATAATCGCGCTACAGTCCCCGAAGCCACCGCTGATCTTGGGCGCTCCCCCGCGGTTGGCCTACCCACTGGTGGTGTTTATGATTCGCGAAACCGAACCGGACGAGCTGCTGCATCCCGATGAGACG GTGATTCTGGTGAATGTCGTCCACCTGCGTGACCCCGTCTGCCCGCTACCGACGTCGATTCTGGCGCAGTATCTGAAGCAAGCGAGCGGTCAACTGTCTTGTCTGAAG CAACTGTACCTGGCCACCGGTGATCCGATGACGGCGGACGAAGGAAGTGGCGGACCAACGGCAACCAGTGCTGGAGGATCGAACAATGGTGGTgccggtggtagtggtggcagTAGCGGAGCAAGCAGTGGTGTCCCGACCGGAACACTTTCACTCGCCGAACCGGTGGCCTGTGCCGGGAACAACGAGCCGCTGCTCTGTTCCGACTCGGCACCCCGGGACTGCCCGGTCGGAGAGCAACTGTGCGTCGTGTGCCATTACTTCCCACTGTCCCGTGCGCTGCTTCCGTGCCGACATACGTGCATCTGTGCAGTTTGTTTCT CCAAACTGGACCGGTGTCCAATGTGTCGTGCAACAATTACGAGCTACTTCTGTATACGAAACGAGGAATATCTACCGGCTAATACGACAAACGAGCTTAAGGTCAACAGCAAACCGAAAGGAACCGTTCACTGGCTGGACGCACTGAACGATCGGTTAACCGATTTTCTCGGCTTTCGGTGA
- the LOC131284856 gene encoding uncharacterized protein LOC131284856 has translation MASSSLSGGVRVEVESELLEKKGSANVPEDSATTDIGIVSPRIIRQTTNMREPIEPRVRLAITLKYLATGDSYTSLQFFFKVSVTTIARIVPEVCACLIEVLGHHVKIPSTREDWLRVSNQFELKWNFPHAIGAIDGKHVRIQAPKNSGSEYFNYKHFYSVVLMAIVDADYNFLYADVGCPGRMSDGGAFQRNASYRIS, from the exons ATGGCATCGTCTTCGCTTTCTGGTGGAGTTAGAGTGGAAGTGGAATCAGAATTGTTGGAGAAGAAGGGTTCAGCGAATGTTCCGGAAGATTCAGCGACAACAGACATTGGAATTG TTAGTCCGCGGATAATACGGCAAACTACTAACATGCGCGAGCCAATCGAACCACGGGTACGATTAGCTATAACGTTAAAGTATTTGGCTACCGGAGACTCCTACACaagtttgcaattttttttcaag GTGTCCGTTACAACTATAGCCCGAATTGTTCCTGAAGTTTGTGCTTGCCTCATCGAGGTTCTAGGACATCATGTGAAG ATACCGTCTACTAGAGAAGACTGGTTACGTGTCTCCAATCAATTTGAGCTGAAATGGAATTTTCCTCACGCCATCGGGGCCATTGACGGAAAGCACGTGCGAATTCAAGCACCGAAAAACAGTGGCTCCGAATATTTCAACTATAAACACTTTTATAGTGTTGTACTAATGGCTATTGTTGACGCGGACTACAATTTCCTATATGCTGATGTCGGCTGTCCAGGCAGGATGTCAGATGGCGGT GCCTTTCAGCGGAACGCATCCTACCGGATCTCCTGA
- the LOC131284855 gene encoding superkiller complex protein 2, producing the protein MFDPAWLKKPPPIVDDTEDEERAYILEPKIPLHEPKPTFCPRHPTVEHLYDIPSAPICTRIVPERCTETGKVLDFIEAQVQNAGSNAKNSMSLQREPTESLDSARGSASNFPFWPGGFDEPETVLAKLQRSDSPMFEMNLKTCPPGFSNGIEFSQSRTQGGYNPGGTGVVDLLSAIDDDDGFELLSEDQKKNAAIVGSAKDTVGVPKATPMTLEDESLLVVEKERSVDQVLKIGALNLNRSAQSAEWAEMLDISKPVDDFYVKVPVMAHRFPFELDIFQKQAILKLEEHSHVFVAAHTSAGKTAVAEYAIGLSKKHMTKSIYTSPIKALSNQKYRDFKATFQDVGLITGDIQIDPTASCLIMTTEILRSMLYCGSDITRDLEYVIFDEVHYITDSDRGHVWEEVLILLPDHVCIVMLSATVPNTLEFANWVGKTKKKRVYVVSTAKRPVPLEHYLYTGFGGKSKNDSFLIVNEHSQFVGEGFAKAKESIEAKSNVHQRPGKYSQRQEQTLWVGLIDHLQKKEKLPVVAFTLSRNRCDNNAEALSSCDLTTAREKYAITNFFQQCLQRLIPADRVLPQVLQIQHCLERGIGVHHSGILPILKEIVEMLFARGLVKILFATETFAMGVNMPARTVIFDSTRKFDGSSMRTLQPSEYTQMAGRAGRRGLDKTGTVMIICKRDLPSELELRTMILGKPVRLESQFRLTYAMILYLLRVELVTVENMMLHSFREFGKRQQMPQSKLELSKVEEKVSALSKLGDHLKPLCQFYDAAREYIDIWHQLVPHQLCQQKVLNDIKPGRVLIVTDKDHYNKLAVVLSISLQSYREAKLSVLVLDHQTTSTNQPNPMEQPTPALDRGPLWHRMLALAAHYQCFVPGGFGGHRVLPIGLVNVMAVTKHIVRCDERKILQNWETRQIPRFRDTPPSPATLQAVATLNEINTMVLSFGGPYSLESITLECKLEQLDLSKALSAAGLHVSQYTPYTNIANFEHEFAIVYDRKQLERKLDDLKFQVSYESLSLYPDYCRKLQVLQELNYIGEMQQVAIKGRVACEMGQNELMITELVMRNILTDLQPAEIAALLSSLVFQAKTENDPKLTETLKTGVAQFKEVENDIQRVERQHGVTDAPRKEELNFGLVEVVYEWACNKPFAEIMVLTDVKEGIIVRCIQQLNETLCNVKDAARIIGDPVLHIKMEEASNAIKRDIVFAASLYTSGTPIVIGEVSGPV; encoded by the exons atgtttgat CCGGCCTGGTTAAAGAAGCCTCCGCCGATCGTGGATGATACCGAGGACGAGGAGCGGGCATATATTCTCGAGCCAAAGATTCCACTGCACGAGCCCAAACCAACATTTTGCCCACGTCATCCTACAGTAGAGCATCTGTACGACATTCCCAGTGCCCCCATCTGCACTCGCATCGTACCGGAGCGATGCACGGAAACGGGAAAAGTGTTGGATTTCATCGAAGCGCAGGTGCAGAATGCCGGTTCGAATGCTAAAAACTCCATGTCACTGCAGCGCGAACCGACCGAGTCGCTCGATTCGGCACGCGGCTCGGCCTCGAACTTTCCGTTCTGGCCCGGTGGGTTTGATGAGCCCGAAACCGTGCTGGCAAAGCTGCAGAGAAGCGATAGTCCTATGTTTGAGATGAACCTGAAGACGTGCCCCCCGGGATTTTCGAACGGAATTGAGTTTTCCCAAAGCCGCACACAGGGTGGCTACAATCCGGGTGGTACCGGGGTTGTCGATCTACTGTCGGCgatcgacgatgacgatggatTCGAGCTACTATCGGAggatcaaaagaaaaatgccGCTATCGTCGGGTCGGCGAAAGATACTGTTGGCGTGCCAAAGGCCACCCCTATGACGTTGGAAGATGAGAGTCTTctggtggtggaaaaggaaCGTTCCGTGGATCAGGTGCTTAAAATTGGGGCACTTAACCTGAATCGCAGCGCTCAGTCGGCCGAGTGGGCCGAAATGCTCGACATCTCAAAGCCGGTCGACGATTTCTACGTGAAAGTACCAGTAATGGCCCATCGGTTTCCGTTCGAGCTGGACATATTCCAAAAGCAAGCAATCCTGAAGCTAGAAGAGCACAGCCACGTTTTCGTAGCAGCACACACATCCGCGGGAAAGACGGCTGTGGCGGAGTATGCGATCGGTCTCTCAAAGAAACACATGACCAAGAGCATCTACACGTCGCCAATTAAGGCGCTGTCGAATCAAAAGTATCGCGACTTTAAGGCTACCTTTCAGGATGTGGGGCTCATCACGGGCGACATACAGATCGATCCAACCGCATCTTGCCTTATCATGACGACGGAGATCCTCCGCTCGATGCTGTACTGTGGCAGTGACATAACGCGTGACCTCGAGTACGTCATCTTCGACGAGGTACACTACATCACCGACTCCGACCGCGGTCATGTTTGGGAGGAGGTGCTAATCCTGCTACCGGACCACGTGTGTATCGTAATGTTGAGCGCCACCGTACCAAACACATTGGAGTTCGCCAACTGGGTGGGCaagacgaagaagaaacgCGTGTACGTGGTAAGCACGGCCAAGCGGCCCGTTCCGCTCGAGCACTATCTGTATACCGGGTTTGGGGGAAAATCCAAGAACGACTCGTTCCTGATCGTCAACGAGCACAGCCAGTTCGTGGGCGAAGGTTTCGCAAAGGCCAAGGAAAGCATCGAGGCAAAGTCGAATGTTCATCAGCGCCCGGGCAAGTATTCCCAGCGACAGGAGCAGACACTATGGGTTGGACTGATCGACCACCtgcagaagaaggagaaacTTCCAGTGGTGGCGTTTACACTCTCGCGAAACCGATGCGACAACAATGCCGAAGCGCTTTCGTCCTGCGACCTTACGACGGCTCGGGAGAAGTACGCCATCACGAACTTCTTCCAGCAGTGCCTACAGCGGCTTATTCCGGCCGACCGGGTGCTTCCACAAGTACTACAGATCCAGCATTGCCTCGAGCGGGGCATCGGCGTGCATCACAGTGGCATCCTGCCCATCCTCAAGGAGATCGTGGAGATGCTGTTCGCCCGTGGTCTCGTGAAGATACTGTTCGCCACGGAAACGTTCGCCATGGGCGTCAATATGCCGGCCCGCACGGTCATCTTCGACAGTACGCGTAAGTTCGACGGGTCATCGATGCGCACGCTGCAACCGTCCGAGTACACGCAGATGGCAGGTCGTGCCGGTCGCCGAGGCCTCGATAAGACCGGTACGGTGATGATAATTTGCAAGCGTGACCTACCGAGTGAGTTGGAACTGCGCACGATGATCCTGGGCAAACCTGTCCGACTGGAGTCACAGTTTCGGTTAACGTACGCGATGATACTGTACCTGCTGCGGGTGGAGCTTGTGACAGTGGAGAACATGATGCTCCACAGCTTCCGCGAGTTTGGCAAACGGCAGCAGATGCCGCAGAGTAAGCTCGAGCTGAGCAAGGTGGAGGAGAAGGTATCTGCGCTGAGCAAACTTGGCGATCATCTGAAACCTCTGTGTCAGTTTTACGATGCGGCGCGAGAGTATATCGATATTTGGCATCAGCTGGTG CCGCACCAACTATGTCAACAAAAAGTGCTTAACGACATCAAACCGGGCCGGGTGCTGATCGTAACGGACAAAGATCACTACAACAAGTTAGCGGTCGTGCTGTCGATCTCACTGCAGTCGTACCGAGAGGCGAAACTGTCCGTGCTAGTGCTCGATCATCAAACTACATCTACGAATCAGCCAAATCCTATGGAACAACCGACACCAGCCCTCGATCGTGGTCCCCTTTGGCACCGAATGCTAGCCCTCGCGGCGCACTATCAGTGCTTCGTTCCCGGTGGATTCGGTGGCCATCGGGTGCTTCCGATCGGGCTCGTCAACGTGATGGCCGTCACGAAGCACATCGTGCGTTGCGACGAACGGAAAATACTGCAAAACTGGGAAACCCGCCAAATACCGCGCTTCCGCGATACGCCTCCCTCACCGGCCACACTGCAGGCCGTGGCCACGCTGAACGAAATAAACACCATGGTCCTATCGTTCGGTGGTCCGTACTCACTCGAATCGATCACACTCGAGTGCAAACTGGAACAGCTCGATCTCTCGAAGGCACTGTCGGCAGCCGGGTTGCACGTGTCCCAGTATACACCGTACACGAACATTGCCAACTTCGAGCACGAGTTTGCGATCGTGTACGATCGGAAGCAACTAGAGCGCAAGCTGGACGATCTGAAGTTTCAGGTGTCGTACGAGAGTTTATCGCTCTATCCGGACTACTGTCGGAAGCTACAGGTGCTACAGGAGCTGAACTACATCGGTGAAATGCAGCAAG TCGCGATAAAAGGGCGCGTGGCGTGTGAGATGGGACAGAATGAACTGATGATAACGGAGCTGGTGATGCGCAACATATTGACCGATCTTCAACCGGCGGAAATTGCTGCTCTTCTCTCGAGTCTGGTGTTTCAGGCTAAAACAGAAAACGACCCGAAGCTGACAGAAACACTGAAAACG ggtgtcgCACAGTTCAAGGAGGTGGAAAATGATATTCAGCGCGTCGAACGGCAGCACGGTGTGACCGATGCGCCCCGCAAGGAGGAGCTTAACTTCGGCCTGGTGGAGGTCGTGTACGAGTGGGCTTGCAATAAGCCGTTCGCCGAAATTATGGTCCTCACCGACGTCAAGGAGGGAATCATCGTGCGGTGCATTCAGCAGCTGAACGAAACGCTGTGCAATGTGAAAGACGCGGCCCGTATTATTGGTGACCCGGTGCTGCACATTAAGATGGAGGAAGCATCGAATGCCATCAAGCGAGACATTGTGTTTGCCGCCAGTTTGTACACTTCCGGTACGCCAATCGTTATTGGGGAGGTTTCAGGCCCGGTCTGA
- the LOC131287205 gene encoding cell growth regulator with RING finger domain protein 1-like isoform X1 — translation MSAFSSLAFSAVEITNLLPLTAVIVCIGATIMFLIKAAVILRVQADDVLRPSNVAQQNHNVHVPRLKMTRVHIPFTFRLLDAGNNSFDEVRLAVSSQVRYSLQAFWGVSIRELHVSLWRTWNDLRKASSSLIVDSSYCQQLATNVRCCQPHSEHIIALQSPKPPLILGAPPRLAYPLVVFMIRETEPDELLHPDETVILVNVVHLRDPVCPLPTSILAQYLKQASGQLSCLKQLYLATGDPMTADEGSGGPTATSAGGSNNGGAGGSGGSSGASSGVPTGTLSLAEPVACAGNNEPLLCSDSAPRDCPVGEQLCVVCHYFPLSRALLPCRHTCICAVCFSKLDRCPMCRATITSYFCIRNEEYLPANTTNELKVNSKPKGTVHWLDALNDRLTDFLGFR, via the exons GGCCGCCGTGATACTCCGGGTGCAGGCCGATGACGTTTTGAGGCCGTCGAACGTAGCGCAGCAGAACCACAACGTGCACGTACCGCGGCTGAAAATGACCCGGGTCCACATACCGTTCACATTTCGGCTGCTCGACGCGGGAAACAATTCCTTCGATG AGGTTCGTCTAGCGGTGTCCAGCCAGGTGAGGTACTCGCTGCAGGCGTTCTGGGGCGTTTCGATCCGGGAGCTGCACGTCTCGCTGTGGCGCACCTGGAACGATCTGCGGAAGGCGTCGAGCTCGCTCATCGTCGACTCCAGCTACTGTCAGCAACTGGCAACTAACGTAAG ATGCTGTCAGCCGCACTCGGAACACATAATCGCGCTACAGTCCCCGAAGCCACCGCTGATCTTGGGCGCTCCCCCGCGGTTGGCCTACCCACTGGTGGTGTTTATGATTCGCGAAACCGAACCGGACGAGCTGCTGCATCCCGATGAGACG GTGATTCTGGTGAATGTCGTCCACCTGCGTGACCCCGTCTGCCCGCTACCGACGTCGATTCTGGCGCAGTATCTGAAGCAAGCGAGCGGTCAACTGTCTTGTCTGAAG CAACTGTACCTGGCCACCGGTGATCCGATGACGGCGGACGAAGGAAGTGGCGGACCAACGGCAACCAGTGCTGGAGGATCGAACAATGGTGGTgccggtggtagtggtggcagTAGCGGAGCAAGCAGTGGTGTCCCGACCGGAACACTTTCACTCGCCGAACCGGTGGCCTGTGCCGGGAACAACGAGCCGCTGCTCTGTTCCGACTCGGCACCCCGGGACTGCCCGGTCGGAGAGCAACTGTGCGTCGTGTGCCATTACTTCCCACTGTCCCGTGCGCTGCTTCCGTGCCGACATACGTGCATCTGTGCAGTTTGTTTCT CCAAACTGGACCGGTGTCCAATGTGTCGTGCAACAATTACGAGCTACTTCTGTATACGAAACGAGGAATATCTACCGGCTAATACGACAAACGAGCTTAAGGTCAACAGCAAACCGAAAGGAACCGTTCACTGGCTGGACGCACTGAACGATCGGTTAACCGATTTTCTCGGCTTTCGGTGA